The following is a genomic window from Synechococcales cyanobacterium T60_A2020_003.
TATCAGTCCTGGGTGGGGGAACGCGGGGTTAACCTTTCTGGTGGTCAACGCCAGCGGATTGCGATCGCCCGTGCGGTACTGCTCAATCCCCGCATTCTGATTCTGGATGAGGCCACCTCTGCCCTCGATTCCGAGTCGGAAGCGTTGGTGCAGGAAGCCTTAGAACGCCTGATGCAAGACCGTACTGTGTTTATCATCGCCCATCGCCTTGCTACGGTTCGTCGCGCCGATCGCATCCTGGTGTTGGAAAATGGCAGCGTTGTTGAATCAGGAACCCATGCCGAACTTTTGGCGCAAGAAGGTCGCTATGCCCAGTTCTACGCCCAACAGTTTGCATCTTGATTTTGGTTCACCCGTCGGGCACGTGAGGAGCATCCCCCATGCAATGGATTGATTGGTTAATTGTTCTCGTCTATTTGGTATTTTCGATCAGTCTCGGACTCTATCTATCCCGCAGAGCATCGGGGAGCCTAGTGGACTTCTTTGTGTCGGGGCGATCGCTCCCTTGGTGGTTGGCGGGAACCAGCATGGCCGCGACCACCTTTTCTATCGATACACCTCTCTACATTGCCGGAGTCGTGGGCAATCGGGGCATTGCCGGGAATTGGGAATGGTGGAGTTTTGGCGTAGCCCATGTCGTCATGATCTATGTCTTTGCCCGTCTTTGGCGACGCTCGGAAATTGTTACTGATGCTGAGTTAATAGAGATGCGCTACGGTGGCAAAACGGCTGCCGTCCTCCGAGGGACAAAGGCGTTTCTCTTTGCCGTGCCAATTAACTGTATTGGGATTGGGTACGCGATGTTAGCGATGGTGAAAGTGGTGGATGCCCTGGGACTGTGGCAGAGTTTGGGACTCGATCCAGGGGACAATGCCAAAATTTGGAGCGTGATTGGTATTAGCGCGTTGGTGCTGCTCTATGCGGGATTCTCTGGTCTGTGGGGGGTCGTTGCCACGGACTTTTTTCAGTTTTTTTTGGCGCTATTTGGGGCGATCGTGGTGGCGAGCTATGCCGTCGTGGAGATGGGTGGAATGGAGTCTCTGTTGCAGCAAGCACAAGCCGTTACACCCCAGGATGCTCTTTCGTTTCTACCGTTTCATCCCTCGGCTCAGCGTCCGTGGCTGGCCTGGAGTGAAACCGCAGGGATTACGGCAAGCACCTTTTTCGCCTATGTGTTTCTGCAATGGTGGGCATTTCGGCGGAGTGATGGCGGTGGCGAGTTTATCCAACGGCTGGCTGCATCCAAAGATGAGAATGAAGCCGAAAAATCCGCTTGGTTCTTCAATCTGCTGCACTACGTGGTTCGGACTTGGCCTTGGATTGTGGTCGCCCTAGCCGCGATCGCCCTCTATCCAGATTTGGAGGATCGGGAATTGGGATATCCCAAACTCATGCTGGATTTCTTGCCCCCTGCAATGTTAGGTCTCGTTGTGGCATCCCTCTTGGCAGCGTTTATGAGTACCGTATCTACGCTAATCAACTGGGGCGCATCGTATCTTACTAACGATCTCTACGGACGATTTATCCGCCCAGATGCAACTCAGCGAGAGCTTGTCTTTTCCGGACAA
Proteins encoded in this region:
- a CDS encoding Na+:solute symporter, which translates into the protein MQWIDWLIVLVYLVFSISLGLYLSRRASGSLVDFFVSGRSLPWWLAGTSMAATTFSIDTPLYIAGVVGNRGIAGNWEWWSFGVAHVVMIYVFARLWRRSEIVTDAELIEMRYGGKTAAVLRGTKAFLFAVPINCIGIGYAMLAMVKVVDALGLWQSLGLDPGDNAKIWSVIGISALVLLYAGFSGLWGVVATDFFQFFLALFGAIVVASYAVVEMGGMESLLQQAQAVTPQDALSFLPFHPSAQRPWLAWSETAGITASTFFAYVFLQWWAFRRSDGGGEFIQRLAASKDENEAEKSAWFFNLLHYVVRTWPWIVVALAAIALYPDLEDRELGYPKLMLDFLPPAMLGLVVASLLAAFMSTVSTLINWGASYLTNDLYGRFIRPDATQRELVFSGQIASILVTALGAIAAFFSQDVTTVFRLVIAIGTGPGLVLILRWFWWRINAAAELASMVGGFVIGLVTSVVPLLTISDFGLRLLVTSGFTTVLWVTVMLLTPPESDETLDAFYTRVRPGGPGWHRQQDRTGLLPLQDLGRDLQRTLAAILLLFGSMFTVGGFLLLQSLTGWISLVVAVIGGVWLRQLKRTSFEKNGAVQE